A section of the Clostridium sp. TW13 genome encodes:
- a CDS encoding ClpP family protease, with protein MSENSNEDEKEKDKDNDKEEDKKIEGIKELGNTNNDQPDKSIQVLNIIGQIEGHAILSPQTKTTKYEHMIPQLIDMEQNPKVKGVLFVLNTVGGDVEAGLAIAELIRSLSKPTVSLVIGGGHSIGVPLATASNYSFISPSATMIIHPIRMNGLIIGVAQTFNYFNKMQERINEFILRTSKIDEDTLKKMMLKTDELLNDMGTILIGKEAVDCGLIDEVGGVKEALGKLKELIGEEL; from the coding sequence ATGAGTGAAAATAGTAATGAAGATGAAAAAGAAAAAGATAAGGATAATGACAAGGAAGAGGATAAGAAAATAGAGGGGATAAAAGAATTAGGTAATACTAATAATGATCAACCAGATAAAAGTATTCAAGTTTTAAATATAATAGGTCAGATAGAGGGGCATGCTATTTTATCACCTCAAACTAAGACAACTAAATATGAACATATGATACCACAGCTAATAGACATGGAACAAAATCCAAAGGTAAAAGGAGTTCTATTTGTATTAAACACTGTAGGAGGAGATGTAGAGGCAGGTTTGGCTATAGCGGAATTAATAAGGAGCTTAAGCAAACCAACTGTATCTTTAGTTATAGGTGGCGGTCATTCTATTGGAGTTCCTCTTGCCACTGCATCTAATTATTCTTTTATATCACCATCTGCTACAATGATAATACACCCTATAAGAATGAATGGCTTGATTATTGGTGTAGCACAAACATTTAATTATTTTAATAAAATGCAGGAAAGGATAAATGAATTTATTCTTAGAACTTCTAAAATAGATGAAGACACATTAAAAAAGATGATGCTAAAAACAGACGAACTTTTAAATGATATGGGGACTATTCTTATTGGAAAAGAAGCTGTTGATTGCGGACTTATAGATGAGGTTGGAGGGGTAAAGGAGGCCTTGGGTAAATTAAAAGAGTTAATTGGTGAAGAACTATAG